The sequence TATTGAATTTATGACGTGCGATAGAACTCGACGTACTTATCGAGGACATTGCTTCATCTAGTGGACCTCGGGGTTCTACGACGCGGACAGCTGCTCGTACGTCCCTCGCTGTCCCCAGGCCAGATGCAGACGCCGAATCGATAAGTATACATTCACTTCACACCAATGTGACCAACCGGAATCCCACTACGAGCGGCACTCAGCCACGACGCGACCCAGTGGCCTCTTCCTCTCGTTCAGTTCGCTCAATCAATTCCCGTCCCTCTCTCCCCCCGGTGTCGCCTGGGCCACCCACTCGTGCAGTTCATCCAAATACCAATCCCACACGCCTTAGGCCTGTGACGGCGTCTACCAACCGGACATCATACGTATCTGGGACCGACGTTACGGCGATTACTGGCACAGCCAATCCTCCGAACCTTCCTGTTCCCAACCCTAGGAACTCGACTGCGTCGACCGGACGTAAGAGTCTAGCTTCAACCACGTCACCCAATCCACCTGCTGGTCGACCTAAATCGCTTGCTCCATCGATCAATTCAATTCGCTCAACAGCATCCACCGTTCGTCAcagccaaagaagcaaggaTTCCCCGATCGATGAAAAGCTTCCGTCTCCTGCTCGGGAGCCTGCTCGCCCGGTATCGGGAGTCAGCAATACCTCATTCAAGACCGCGAACGCGGGCTTGTCCCCTTCTCGCGCGAGGAAGATATCTACAGCCTCAAATGCATCAGGGTTAAGTGTTAAACCCGCTAGTCGGCGCGGGTCGAGTTCGTCTGCCACCGGGCCCGCTGCTCCCCCTACACCACGCACAGCAGCTGCTCAACAATTGGCTGGGAATGGTGGTCTCTCGCGCTCAGGAACCAATGCCTCCACACGTTCGACTAATCCTCGTCGTACATCCGCAACTCCCTCGGTCAAACCTCAAGTTACGCCGCCCAGGAAACAGCCTGCGCCTAGGGGGACCCAGGGCACCACTCCCAAGAAGACTCCAGAGCCTTCGAAGCGTATTAGCGATGTCACGCCGACCAAGGCGGCGTCAAAGGGTAAAGGCAAGGCGACGGGTCCTCCAGACGACGAGTCTGTGACATCCGAGCCACGCTCAATTAGGAGCAATGCCTCAACCTTGCGAGTCGAGAATACACAGCCGTTCGTAATTCCAAAAGGCCACCATTCACGCAAGTCGACGGACACAGTTACTGCTTCGACAGTATCCACAGTCAAACCCCCTGTTCCACCTGTTCCTAAGCTCAACCAACTCAACCAACTCAACCAATCGAGTAATATGCCTGCCATCCATGGGGTTACTCTGTGCGTTGGTATTCCTTGCCTTATTACGTCCAGGCGGGCCAAGTATAAAGCGTTTGCGCGATATATTGGTCAAATTCATGGGGAACAAGGGCCGTGGGTCGGGGTAGAAGTGCCTATTTCCGAGAGTTGGGGAAGTGACAAACTCGACGGGCGACAATGGAACGACGGGAGTGTCGGAGGGATTCGATATTTCGAGCTGAGCAACGGGTCCACGCCATGGGATGACAGCGACGAACGTGCGATGCGTAGGCGCAGAATTGAGTCCGTGTTGATGCAGGCAGGGTCAGGTAGGGCGCGCGACGGCGATACCATGAGTATCAACCACGACCGCCTGAGGATGCGTAGTGTGTCTCCAGCCATGTCCGATATGTCCAACACAAACGAGAGCCGTGGATTGTTTGTTCGCCCGTCGGACGTGATCTACGTATTTGACGCTGTGGACGATCGGTAATTGTGTGCATTTATTGTCTGTTTTCTTTCCCTTTTTTCCTTCATCAAGGGCATCTACTCCTCTAATAATATGGCATCTCCCGGATATACCaatgtttttgttttgtcTTTTCCCTTTTCCATTGGGCTGCAATGTACAAACTCAGATTTACCCTATCCGGCACTTATACTCTATCCTCCCTTGTATATCCCTTTGGCGGCGGTAAAATGGAATTCGAATGGTTCGCTCAAGGGAACAGAAATCCAATTGAGAGGGAAGGATTATTTGTATGTGTATACTCCGCGCTTGCTAGTCATGAAATTGTGGGGATCGAGACCAAGCAAGAGCCTATCGTTTTCACCCGCCGCCACCTCCCGCCTCTAGCTGTATCTCGCTGAGCGACTCAGACAGCACACACGATGGAGAGCTTCAATGTTGGAGAGCACTACCAAGTCACCGAGGTCATTGGTAAGCTCATTTCGAATCGACGCGGTTGATCTGCTGACCAGACCCCAATCACATAGGCGAGGGCGCGTATGGCGTTGTCGTGTAAGTACCACGTATTTTCTCCGATTTTCTTAGAATTTATGCTCACCATGTGCGCTGGTTTCAGCTCGGCCACTCACAAGGCATCACAGAGAGTAGTTGCTATCAAGAAAATCAGTCCTTTTGACCATTCGATGTTTTGCCTGCGTACTCTACGCGAAATCAAGTTGCTCAGGCACTTTCAGCACGAGAATATTATCAGTATATTAGATTTACTCCGACCGGCTAGTTTTGAAGATTTCAAAGAGGTGTATCTCGTTCAGGTACGTATTTCCCCTTCGTTCTATTGTCCTGGTACTTGAGCCGCGGTTTACAGGAACGCATGGAGACGGATATGCACCGCGTAATCCGAACTCAAGAGCTCTCCGACGACCACTGCCAGTATTTCATCTACCAGGTAGGCCGTCTCGGAGCGTTGTTAAGGGCTCATCGCATCATTTTGACCCTTCTTGCTGCTCGCAATTATCAGACTCTACGGGCGCTAAAAGCTCTACACTCGGCGAATGTGCTACATCGAGATTTAAAGCCGTCGAACCTCTTGTTGAACGCGAACTGTGATCTAAAGGTATTC comes from Rhizoctonia solani chromosome 4, complete sequence and encodes:
- a CDS encoding CAP-Gly domain protein gives rise to the protein MAPAPPPPIPSSSAALSDALTTATETWQNELKILFEQAKSRYADVVWDMLDDNDDRSDEIWGHKGEIFHSSHHLRLTRPLFNPKFIPGPVIFITFASTTRISPPISLSVPLWRPPTNPITSTLDRQWHPSPYTTIYKSGLFSNELEYLYTGRGMGVAFEFLFDTSAENGQAKSSESSVEMERREKLRKDLVYMWRSRLYSDVRITLTGSFSSSNTEVATAVFSSHRFILVSRVPYFRTLLSTSFAPVGQNICSANPLPLSLPAPPFTPASLHFTLGFVYTGTMAFSHRNWDLDTAFNVIRSAKYLGLDSLDNEARARIISEMMHGLFHAYLPFEEYDRVIEGKWGTGGCKCKQCQRRAPRVLEFALGDDVRDNFLALPLRLKNILLKGVKQRTVPQNIIPLLAATQAGLKKKIDEVLCNNLDEFFEQHEWVGLLESDAAGFGDMEKFDLTLESIRRGWADKNAGHIYQTLVSSVCCAQAPPPEQRFFLTTPATSQGRTIANGYYWMDEEALDLGLEGWALKEISDELDVLIEDIASSSGPRGSTTRTAARTSLAVPRPDADAESISIHSLHTNVTNRNPTTSGTQPRRDPVASSSRSVRSINSRPSLPPVSPGPPTRAVHPNTNPTRLRPVTASTNRTSYVSGTDVTAITGTANPPNLPVPNPRNSTASTGRKSLASTTSPNPPAGRPKSLAPSINSIRSTASTVRHSQRSKDSPIDEKLPSPAREPARPVSGVSNTSFKTANAGLSPSRARKISTASNASGLSVKPASRRGSSSSATGPAAPPTPRTAAAQQLAGNGGLSRSGTNASTRSTNPRRTSATPSVKPQVTPPRKQPAPRGTQGTTPKKTPEPSKRISDVTPTKAASKGKGKATGPPDDESVTSEPRSIRSNASTLRVENTQPFVIPKGHHSRKSTDTVTASTVSTVKPPVPPVPKLNQLNQLNQSSNMPAIHGVTLCVGIPCLITSRRAKYKAFARYIGQIHGEQGPWVGVEVPISESWGSDKLDGRQWNDGSVGGIRYFELSNGSTPWDDSDERAMRRRRIESVLMQAGSGRARDGDTMSINHDRLRMRSVSPAMSDMSNTNESRGLFVRPSDVIYVFDAVDDR